TTCATACTGTTCGAGCTTCtttccatgttttatataataatcaaatgtTCATTGCTGAAAGGAGGTGTTTGAAATATAATGGGCATTCATGCATTCTACACCTCTTGGAAGGAACttgataaaagaaatttaaaaagagaaCATCGAATACACTATCATCTCCTGGCAGCATAATTGGATAGATCTGCGCCAAGAATGTAACAAGCAGGTTATGAATTATGCGGGACAATCAgatttgaagaaagaaaaaaagagagggataAGTAGAactgatattaaattttagtaggaggttgatgacatgattatttgATCTGATTATTTATAACAGTTTGAAGGTATACCACTACTCATCTGCGATTTGTTATTGGTTTCAGAAGGATACTTAGTTTTTCACACTCTTTTGGGGAGAAGACTCACtaactctttctttctctctgttttcgttttcttttctaacaaaaaatcaCCTGTAATCACAAAGTTTATCTTAGCAATTGAGATTTTGGTTTGTaacaataaacaaagaaaagatttaGTATTAAGAGGATGGGTTTATAGTCCattaagtaaaatattaaaaattaaaaaaaaccataaataaagcCGAATAATAAAGCTCATATAAAACGAAACAACATAGGTTTGGATGTAtctaatttcttaattaaaaaaaaaaagtgacggTTTAAGTTATTCTCCATTTTCtactatcaaatatatataggtGTGAACTATATCTTAGGGTTGGCGTCCTCGCCGGCAAACTTGAGAAAATCCATCCATGCAGGACGCAGTATGAAGCAGTTGCATGGAGAAGATTTTCTCCATTTTCTATTTGATATTACTCCTCATGGGAGGACGCCCAAGCTTGTTTCATTTTGAAGCTGAATCTGTACAATGAGAGAAGAGGCATAGTACTGGCCAGAAAGTCTGTCGTGGATGATGATAGATATCTCCTCCTTCGTTGGGCTTCTGACATTTCCCCACCTTCACTTGCGAACTATTCAGGATGCCCTTCTCTACCTCTCCATGGCTTCAGAATCTGAAATGAGCAGAGCAAACTCGCATCAACCCACATAAATGCACCTGCATTGTTGAACTCTCCACAGTAGTTCGGTGCTGAGAATATGGTAACCAGCTGTCTGTCTGCGAAGAATTCATAGCCATCCTCAACAACCTGTCAATCATTTCCCATGGAAGAACATTTTAGCTTATTTATTACATCATTCCTAGTGCAAATATTAGGGCGGAAAGGAAGGCAACAACTTGAACTGAAGAAATAGGAAGACCTGGTGGGCTCGGCATATGAGATCGAGGTCATGTTTCTTTAAGAACTCAGCGACCTTATCGGCTCCAAAGGTGTAGGAGACACCCCTATCATTATCACCCCAGCCCTTGATGTTTCTATCAGGATCTGCCCAAAGGAGGTCACACAGAATACCCTGGTCCGGCACATCTGCTGGCCTTTCTATAGCTCTGATCTGATCCAAGTTATCCATTTCTGGTGAGAGTCCACCATGCATGCATAGGATTTTGTCATCGACAACTGCAGCCACCGGTAAACAATTGAAGCAGTCTGTGAAAATCTTCCATAGACGGACACTGAAACGACGCTTGCACTCATCATAAAATCCATATATTCTGTTGATAGAAGCACATTCATGGTTCCCTCGAAGAAGGAAAAAGTTGTCTGGGAACTTGATCTTGTAGGCAAGGAGAAGGCATATAGTCTCTATACTTTGTTTTCCTCTATCTACGTAGTCTCCAAGAAATAGATAATTGGAATCTGGTGGAAACCCACCGTACTCAAACAATCGCAAGAGATCTGGATATTGGCCATGTATATCACCTGCATACAACCAAAACACTGATAACAAAATGCATCAAGCATGAAACTGCAGGAATATTGGCATGTGATTCTGGGAGTCCAAAAGGCTGTCATTTGCAGGTCAATTTGCTAAATGTTGTCTTATTTCTATGAGATAACCTTAACAtctatgtaatgtacatcaaagataagaattaaaaatacaGGTAACTATAAAAATGGAACAAAATTAAGCATGTAATTATGAAAAGGGCAAGCAAATTGATACATTGCATAAAAAGTGAAATGGGCTGAAGAAAGCAATAAGAAAATGTACGCACCACAGATATTGATGGGAGCTTCCAATTCAAGAAGAACAGGTTGTGCAAGAAAGACTTGCTTGGCGGTGACACAAAGTTGGCGGATTTCAGGTTCAGTCAGCTGGATGCGTTTCCCTCTATCACTCCTTGCTTCCAACAGCCTGAGTATAAGCCCTTCCAGTCCATTCATTCCAGCCCTTTCTTCCTTCCTTCCCTTCTCCCTCCTTTTATCAACTAACATTCGCCTCCAACACAATATATATTATCTAGGCAATTACGAGGATGGAAAGAAGTGAGCGAAAACTAACTATCCCGTCATTATTGATAACAAAGCACATGAAAAGAAAGATTCTCATCTTCATGGATGACAGACAGTTGGCTAAAGAAGCGCAAGAGTTAAAGACATATTTGGGGTGAAGAAACAGCTCCTCCATCCATTTAGTTTCTACTCTGTGATGACAATGCCACCTGCTGCCTATCTGTTGGCGAAGGCAAAATGCAATCCACTAAATTAGGCAACTTTCTTCGTTCAATTAATACATTTCTCTTTGATTGGACTTCTTTCCATTTAATGTTTACCCACGTTCACAAACTCATttgataataaataacaatcttCCAAAGCATCATGCAGCCctgtctcttcttcttcttcttcttttgagaGTAGTTAAATGAGCACTGCCGCCTTATGGACATCGTGGGTACCCACTACCCACACTGCACCAAGAGGGTTGGACTTTGTGGCAaacaattcatttaaaaaacgaAGTccattaatatcaattaaacGTTGACAAACTCAATCTTCCTTGGCCTTACTAGCTAGTGAACGCCAAGCTCTTGAACTTGAGAGTTGAGACCAGGGGTACGGTGCTCATGCAAAAAAGTAAAGCCTGCTGTTGTAAGCATTCTTTAGAGCTTATAAATCTCTTAAGCACATACCACCACCATTCACATCACATCACTTGACAGACCTGATGCTTTATGCTTACAACTGGTGTTTGTATACATACGAGAACGTTGCGAAGCATGTGAGTTGGATCGTGCTcgtttttttcaatcaattcgGCCCATTTTCTTGCTTCGGACGTTGACAAACTCAGCTGATGCTTTATTGCatgaataactatttttattaaaaaaaaatcatagcagCTATTATCTATTTCTCTTTTATAGTGCAAGTATTGTTAGTTAACTTTGTATAATAgctttagtttcttttataattataatattatgagAACAACAACttatattttcatggaaaataaaatatatttatcataaaattaaggaCTTGTTAATTCATCTACCCTTATATATTGAGTGTATTATCCCTCAAGCCATTTCAAAAAATCTCTCTACCATATGCACTTATACATCTCTAATTTCTTCCATATCTCCTTTAATCACTTTTAGAACAAAATGCCCTACAaccatttaaaagaaaaaaataaattgaaaggcctaaataatgaaaacatttactttaaaatattttataaaacatgaaaacacctagaaaaaattaaaatttgaaaaacaaaataataatgacatgtcaagatttaaaaaatggaaaaattatGTTCATAAAACCTTGTAAATGGAAATATatctatgaaaacaaaataaattgagcAAAACAtggaattttcaaaattttcattagttaccaatattcttttttttttaactttataagtcattttctttttgggaTGTTCCAAGTTTTTATGCTTctagttttttgaaaattttatatatttttgatgaattttttcaattattttggtttttattttatttgcatttttagaattaaatgtTCTGTGGtatgggttatttttttctataaaggtAGAAAAGGAGTATATGAAAGGAAACACGATTGTACAATGAGTGGAAAACATTGTTAAAAAGGTTTTA
The Populus nigra chromosome 3, ddPopNigr1.1, whole genome shotgun sequence genome window above contains:
- the LOC133689974 gene encoding serine/threonine-protein phosphatase PP1-like, encoding MLVDKRREKGRKEERAGMNGLEGLILRLLEARSDRGKRIQLTEPEIRQLCVTAKQVFLAQPVLLELEAPINICGDIHGQYPDLLRLFEYGGFPPDSNYLFLGDYVDRGKQSIETICLLLAYKIKFPDNFFLLRGNHECASINRIYGFYDECKRRFSVRLWKIFTDCFNCLPVAAVVDDKILCMHGGLSPEMDNLDQIRAIERPADVPDQGILCDLLWADPDRNIKGWGDNDRGVSYTFGADKVAEFLKKHDLDLICRAHQVVEDGYEFFADRQLVTIFSAPNYCGEFNNAGAFMWVDASLLCSFQILKPWRGREGHPE